One window from the genome of Nocardioides panaciterrulae encodes:
- a CDS encoding NYN domain-containing protein: MATVLIVDGANVVGSRPDGWWKDRAGAARRLHEGLVVADVPQDEVVLVLEGAAKGGVRAGRDGHLRTVHASRDGDSAIVAESRAALERGDRVTVVTADRMLQARVQGLGAMALSPSWLLDLLG, from the coding sequence ATGGCCACCGTCCTGATCGTCGACGGCGCCAACGTCGTGGGCAGCCGCCCCGACGGCTGGTGGAAGGACCGCGCGGGCGCCGCCCGCCGGTTGCACGAGGGGCTGGTCGTGGCCGACGTGCCCCAGGACGAGGTCGTCCTCGTCCTGGAGGGGGCGGCCAAGGGTGGCGTGCGCGCCGGCCGCGACGGCCACCTGCGCACGGTGCACGCGAGCCGCGACGGCGACAGCGCCATCGTGGCGGAGTCCCGCGCCGCACTCGAGCGGGGCGACCGGGTCACGGTGGTCACCGCCGACCGGATGCTGCAGGCGCGGGTCCAGGGGCTCGGGGCGATGGCGCTCAGCCCGTCCTGGCTGCTCGACCTGCTCGGCTGA
- the ffh gene encoding signal recognition particle protein translates to MFATLSDRLADTFKNLRGKGRLSEADIDATAREIRIALLEADVALPVVKEFVGAIKERARGEEVSQALNPAQQIVKIVNEELVGILGGETRRLRYAKNGPTVVMLAGLQGAGKTTLAAKLALWLKDQGKAPMLVAADLQRPNAVKQLQVNGERVGVPVFAPEPGNGVGDPVAVARASIDEAKRKLHDVVIVDTAGRLGVDAEMMQQAADIRDAVDPDEVLFVVDAMIGQDAVSTAQAFLQGVGYDGVVLTKLDGDARGGAALSIASITGKPVMFASAGEKMTDFDLFHPDRMASRILDMGDVMTLIEQAEKAFDQEQAAKAAAKLSGQGGEFTLDDFLEQMQQVRKLGSMSKIMGMLPGMGQFREQLENFDEREIDRIQAVIQSMTPAERANPKMIDGSRRARIARGSGRQVSDVNQLVDRFFEARKMMSSLARGGGIPGMPGMPGMPGMGGGKRAKAKQPSKKGKGRRVSGNPAKAAQQAAAEKDRPAAAAANPFGQPAGEDVDYEQAAAALNLPKDFSKFLK, encoded by the coding sequence TTGTTCGCCACACTCTCCGACCGCCTCGCCGACACCTTCAAGAACCTCCGCGGCAAGGGGCGGCTCTCCGAGGCCGACATCGACGCGACCGCGCGCGAGATCCGCATCGCGCTGCTCGAGGCCGACGTCGCGCTCCCCGTGGTCAAGGAGTTCGTCGGCGCGATCAAGGAGCGCGCCCGCGGCGAGGAGGTCAGCCAGGCGCTGAACCCCGCCCAGCAGATCGTCAAGATCGTCAACGAGGAGCTCGTGGGCATCCTCGGTGGCGAGACGCGGCGGCTGCGCTACGCCAAGAACGGCCCGACCGTCGTCATGCTGGCCGGCCTGCAGGGCGCCGGCAAGACCACGCTGGCCGCGAAGCTCGCGCTGTGGCTGAAGGACCAGGGCAAGGCGCCGATGCTGGTCGCGGCCGACCTCCAGCGGCCCAACGCCGTCAAGCAGCTGCAGGTCAACGGCGAGCGGGTCGGCGTGCCGGTCTTCGCGCCGGAGCCGGGCAACGGCGTCGGCGACCCGGTGGCCGTGGCGCGGGCCTCGATCGACGAGGCGAAGCGCAAGCTCCACGACGTCGTCATCGTCGACACCGCCGGCCGCCTCGGCGTCGACGCCGAGATGATGCAGCAGGCCGCGGACATCCGGGACGCCGTGGACCCCGACGAGGTCCTCTTCGTCGTCGACGCCATGATCGGCCAGGACGCCGTGAGCACGGCCCAGGCCTTCCTCCAGGGCGTCGGGTACGACGGGGTCGTGCTCACCAAGCTCGACGGTGACGCCCGCGGTGGTGCCGCGCTCTCGATCGCCTCGATCACCGGCAAGCCGGTCATGTTCGCCTCCGCGGGCGAGAAGATGACCGACTTCGACCTCTTCCACCCGGACCGGATGGCCTCGCGCATCCTGGACATGGGTGACGTGATGACCCTGATCGAGCAGGCCGAGAAGGCCTTCGACCAGGAGCAGGCCGCCAAGGCCGCGGCCAAGCTGAGCGGCCAGGGCGGGGAGTTCACCCTCGACGACTTCCTCGAGCAGATGCAGCAGGTCCGCAAGCTCGGCTCGATGTCGAAGATCATGGGGATGCTGCCCGGGATGGGGCAGTTCCGCGAGCAGCTGGAGAACTTCGACGAGCGCGAGATCGACCGGATCCAGGCGGTCATCCAGTCGATGACCCCGGCCGAGCGGGCCAACCCCAAGATGATCGACGGCTCCCGGCGGGCCCGCATCGCCCGCGGCTCGGGGCGCCAGGTCTCCGACGTCAACCAGCTCGTCGACCGCTTCTTCGAGGCCCGCAAGATGATGTCCTCCCTCGCCCGTGGGGGCGGGATCCCCGGCATGCCCGGGATGCCAGGGATGCCCGGCATGGGGGGCGGCAAACGGGCCAAGGCCAAGCAGCCGAGCAAGAAGGGGAAGGGCCGCCGGGTCTCCGGGAACCCCGCGAAGGCCGCCCAGCAGGCCGCCGCGGAGAAGGACCGGCCGGCGGCCGCCGCGGCCAACCCGTTCGGCCAGCCCGCCGGCGAGGACGTCGACTACGAGCAGGCCGCGGCCGCGCTGAACCTGCCCAAGGACTTCTCCAAGTTCCTGAAGTGA